One genomic window of Monodelphis domestica isolate mMonDom1 chromosome 1, mMonDom1.pri, whole genome shotgun sequence includes the following:
- the LOC100015002 gene encoding b(0,+)-type amino acid transporter 1-like: MREEESAGDAEPTKLQLRRELGLASSVSLIAGCMIGSGIFMNPQQVIYQMGSPGGSLLIWAACGLLALLGALSYAELGTLIPESGGDYIYILRTLGALPGFLVIYMSTLLLRPAGIAAMSLSFAEYMVAPFYPGCPALPAVAIKCVAAICILVLALVNCWSVRLAAGLMNVCTVAKVLALLVITGGGLWVLGQGRAGDALQNAFAGTSQQLGSISIAFYQGLWSFNGWNNLNLVTEELQNSSKNLVRAVVVSIPLVTGLYILVNLSYMVVMSPSDIRDSGALAISWGNQVLGAWAWLVPVSVALSTFGSVNGAFFGGSRVCYVAAREGHMPAILSMAHIQRLTPSPALTFTAVVALIMVVPGNFSSIVNFCSFVLWMIHGATMGCLLYLRVWKKDQPRSYKVPILIPIIVLLASIYLILAPIIDQPQMEFLYVFLFVLSGFLVYFPMVYCRYQPPLLKVVTAQLQLLLEVAPTRKNVD; the protein is encoded by the exons atgagggaagaggagagtgCCGGGGATGCAGAGCCCACCAAGCTCCAGCTCCGGAGGGAGCTGGGGCTGGCCAGCTCTGTGTCCCTGATCGCGGGCTGCATGATCGGATCCGGGATCTTCATGAACCCTCAGCAAGTCATCTACCAGATGGGGAGCCCTGGGGGCAGCCTGCTCATCTGGGCTGCCTGCGGCCTCCTGGCCCTGCTGGGAGCCCTGAGCTACGCCGAGCTGGGCACGCTCATCCCCGAGTCGGGAGGAGACTATATCTACATCCTCAGGACCTTGGGGGCACTCCCCGGCTTCCTGGTGATTTACATGTCCACGCTGCTACTCAGGCCGGCTGGAATCGCCGCCATGTCCTTGAGCTTCGCCGAGTACATGGTGGCCCCCTTCTACCCTGGCTGCCCCGCACTGCCTGCGGTGGCCATCAAATGCGTGGCTGCCATCTGCATCCTGGTCCTTGCCTTGGTCAACTGCTGGAGTGTGAGGCTGGCTGCCGGCCTCATGAACGTGTGCACGGTAGCCAAGGTCTTGGCGCTGCTGGTCATCACCGGCGGGGGCCTCTGGGTGCTGGGACAGGGTCGGGCTGGGGATGCCCTGCAGAATGCCTTTGCCGGCACCAGCCAGCAGCTGGGGAGCATCAGCATTGCCTTCTACCAGGGCCTCTGGTCCTTCAATGGGTGGAATAATCTCAATCTGGTGACAGAGGAGCTCCAGAACTCCAGT AAGAACCTGGTCCGGGCTGTGGTCGTCTCCATCCCCCTGGTCACGGGCCTCTACATCCTCGTGAACCTGAGCTACATGGTGGTCATGAGTCCCAGCGACATCCGGGATTCCGGCGCTCTGGCCATCAGCTGGGG GAACCAAGTCTTAGGAGCTTGGGCCTGGCTGGTGCCTGTGTCAGTGGCTCTCTCAACATTTGGCTCCGTAAACGGGGCCTTTTTCGGTGGGAGTCGAGTGTGCTACGTGGCTGCCAGGGAGGGGCACATG CCAGCCATCCTCTCCATGGCCCACATCCAGCGTCTCACCCCTTCTCCAGCGCTGACGTTCACGGCTGTCGTAGCTCTGATCATGGTCGTTCCAGGAAACTTCAGCAGCATCGTCAACTTCTGCAG CTTCGTCTTGTGGATGATCCATGGAGCCACCATGGGCTGCCTCCTCTATCTGAGAGTGTGGAAGAAGGACCAGCCCAGATCCTACAAG GTTCCTATCCTCATCCCAATCATTGTTCTGCTGGCCTCCATCTACCTGATCCTGGCGCCCATCATCGACCAGCCGCAGATGGAATTCCTGTACGTCTTCCTGTTCGTGCTCAGTGGCTTCCTGGTGTATTTCCCCATGGTTTACTGCCGGTACCAGCCCCCACTCTTGAAGGTGGTCACAGCACAGCTTCAGCTCCTTCTAGAAGTGGCTCCCACCAGGAAGAACGTGGACTGA
- the RHOB gene encoding rho-related GTP-binding protein RhoB encodes MAAIRKKLVVVGDGACGKTCLLIVFSKDEFPEVYVPTVFENYVADIEVDGKQVELALWDTAGQEDYDRLRPLSYPDTDVILMCFSVDSPDSLENIPEKWVPEVKHFCPNVPIILVANKKDLRNDEHVRNELARMKQEPVRTEDGRAMAVRIQAYDYLECSAKTKEGVREVFETATRAALQKRYGSQTGCANCCKVL; translated from the coding sequence ATGGCGGCTATCCGCAAAAAGCTGGTGGTGGTGGGCGACGGCGCGTGCGGCAAGACGTGCCTGCTGATCGTGTTCAGCAAAGACGAGTTCCCCGAGGTGTACGTGCCCACGGTGTTCGAGAACTACGTGGCCGACATCGAGGTGGACGGCAAGCAGGTGGAGCTGGCGCTCTGGGACACGGCCGGCCAGGAGGACTACGACCGGCTGCGGCCGCTCTCCTACCCCGACACGGACGTGATCCTCATGTGCTTCTCGGTGGACAGCCCGGACTCGCTGGAGAACATCCCCGAGAAGTGGGTGCCCGAGGTCAAGCACTTCTGCCCCAACGTGCCCATCATCCTGGTGGCCAACAAGAAGGACCTGCGCAACGACGAGCACGTGCGCAACGAGCTGGCGCGCATGAAGCAGGAGCCCGTGCGCACCGAGGACGGCCGCGCCATGGCCGTGCGCATCCAGGCCTACGACTACCTCGAGTGCTCGGCCAAGACCAAGGAGGGCGTGCGCGAGGTCTTCGAGACGGCCACCCGCGCCGCGCTCCAGAAGCGCTACGGCTCCCAGACGGGCTGCGCCAACTGCTGCAAGGTGCTCTGA